The sequence GTCGGCTGCGGCTTTGTCTGTAGCGGTTGGTGCCGCAACTCTACTTCCTAATTACACATTCCATCTGCTTTTCTTCGGACCTGTCCGGATTAAATATATTGTTTTCTTCTTCGTCGTTTTATCGTTTGCACAATCAGTAGGGCCAAATGCGGGCGGTAATATTGCTCACCTAGGTGGTGCGTTAATGGGCTTTTTCTACGTGAAACTGCTTCAAAATGGTACCGATCTGGGGCGTCCTATTTACTGGTTGGTCGATGGATGGAGCAATTTATTTAAACCAAAACCGGCAGTGAAGGTGTCCTATCGGCAGCGTAGCAGCGCCAGTGCGCAGGGAAGCGTTTATGCATCGACCAGCACATCGGCAACAGCTATTTCAACACCCGATCAGGATGAAGTAGATATGATCCTGGATAAAATTTCTCGTTCAGGTTACGAAAGCCTAACCCGTGAAGAGAAACAAAAGCTTTTCAGAGCCAGCCAGCGGAATTAGTTTCCCGGTTACTAAATTTTAGCCTATTCTAACCGCTAAGTGCGCCTAAATTAAAAGCTGTACGTTAAGATTCAGTTTATGATTTAATGAATATAGTTTAGGTTAAAAGATAGCTGCCAGCACACATAAATCTTTTCAAAATCTAAGCTCCCACCGTCTGCGTATATGTTCAGACGACCGGGGGCTTAGATTATTTATAAATCTAATAAAAATAAATTACCTTCGCTCCCTGAATTACCGGGTCAACCGCCGAAGGAAACATTGCATTCTATACGTTTGTTATTGTGATACAGACGCTTTTCTGCTACCTACCATGCTGATTACCCCTGGCAGTCTTCTGGCCACCATCAATACGCCTGACGATCTTCGTAAACTCGATAAATCCCGCCTGCCCCAGCTTGCCGACGAACTCCGCCAATTTATTATCGACGATGTTTCGGTATACGGCGGCCACTTTGGTGCCAGCCTCGGTGTTGTGGAACTGACAGTAGCGTTACACTACGTCTTTAACACCCCCGACGACCAGTTAGTCTGGGATGTAGGGCACCAGGCCTACGGGCATAAAATTCTTACCGGTCGGCGCGACCGGTTTCATACCAATCGATTCTATAAAGGCATTTCGGGTTTCCCGAAACGGAAAGAAAGCCAATATGATTCGTTTGGCGTGGGGCACTCGTCT comes from Spirosoma aureum and encodes:
- a CDS encoding rhomboid family intramembrane serine protease; amino-acid sequence: MSGLFDDFRSEFSKPNNTLVQLILVNTVVYLAVVTLYVASHLLSATTIYGLVIDNLAIPASINGFLHRPWTLMTHIFAHEEIFHILFNMLFLYWFGRLIDEYLGSRRLVGLYIMGGIAGGLFYLAMYNLVPYFQNQLAGSQMLGASAAALSVAVGAATLLPNYTFHLLFFGPVRIKYIVFFFVVLSFAQSVGPNAGGNIAHLGGALMGFFYVKLLQNGTDLGRPIYWLVDGWSNLFKPKPAVKVSYRQRSSASAQGSVYASTSTSATAISTPDQDEVDMILDKISRSGYESLTREEKQKLFRASQRN